Within the Polaribacter pectinis genome, the region CAGCTTCAAGTTATTATACTAAATATTGGACACCTTCTGAACAAAACGAATTACAGATTCCTATTAAAGAAATGATTATTTACAATCGTTTATTGTGGTTGGTAATTGCTACCTTAATTTTTGGGTTGGTTTATAAATTCTTCACTTTTAGTCAGAATGCAATTTCTTTTTCATTTAGAAAACCAAAAGGAGAAAGAATTACGAAAACTAATTTTAGCGGAATTACAAGAATTACGCTTCCAAAAGTAGATTATAATTATTCCTTTTTTCAGAATTTAAAATCAACTTGGACCTTATCTAATATCGATTTTAAATACATTGTTAAAAGTTGGGCATTTATATCTATTGTATTGGTTGGCTTGGTTTTAATGATTGTTGGTTTGTCTGAAATAGGTAATATTTTTGGAACAGCAACATTACCTGTTACTTGGAAAATGCTAAATATTGGTGGTGTTTTTACTGCATCTATAAATATTTGTACATTTTTATATGCTGGTATGTTGGTACATAGAGCAAAAATTGCCAAAGTAAATCATTTGGTAGATGCAACTCCAATTCCTAACTGGACATTGTTACTCTCTAAATTTATTGCGTTGGTAAAAATGCAATTGGTTTTATTGGCAGTAATTATGGTTGCTGGTATGTTATTTCAAATGTATAATGGGTATTATAATTTTGAAATTGGTCATTATTTAACAGAACTTTATTTGTTAAGTTTTATTAGTTTTTTAATCTGGGCATTGTTGTCTATTTTTATTCAAACCTTAATAGGGAACCCATATTTAGGATTGTTTATATTATTGGTAATTTCTATTGGAATGCCATTTTTATCATTAGCAGGTATAGAACAATCTATCTTTAAATATAATGAAGGACCAGGTTTTAGTTATTCAGATATTAATGGTTATGGTTCTTTTTTAGCGCCTTATTTATCATATAAAATATACTGGTTGTTAGCTGGTACTATTTTGTTAATTGCTTCTTTTTTATTCTGGGTTCGTGGAATTCCGAGTTCATTTGTAGAAAGAATAACGATTGCAAAATCTCGTTTTAAAGGTTTTGCTGCCATCAGTTTTATTGTGTTTTTTATCGCTTTTATTTCACTAGGATATTCAATTTATCAAGAAACAGGTACAAAATCGAAAAGAACTTCATCTAAAGAGGCAGAATTGCAACGCGTAAACTGGGAAAAAACTTACAAAAAGTTCGAAGGTTATGCGCAACCAAGAATTATTGCTGTTAAAACCGATGTAAATATTTTTCCAAAGAAAAGACTTTTTGATGCTTCTGGGTCTTATATAATGGTAAATAAAACTGCTGAAGAAATAGATAGTTTATTTTTAAATCATAATTCTTTAGAAAGTACTTTTGAATTTAATAGACCAAATACATTGGTTTTAGAAGACACTATTAATAATTTTGATATTTATAAATTCGATAAAAAAATATTGCCTGGAGATACTTTGCAACTCTCGTTTTCGGTAAAAAGCAAGCAAAATACTAATTATAGAAAACGTTCTCCAGTTAGAGAAAACGGAACATTTATAAATAATTTTGAAATGTTTCCTTCTTTAGGTTATTCATCTCAAGGAGAATTAACGGATAATAAAACACGTAAAAAATACAATTTATCACCAAATGATTTACGTCCTCATCCATCAGATTCATCAGCTTTAGGAGATACCTATATTTCTAAAGATTCAGATTGGATCGATTTCGAAGCAACTGTTTCAACTTCTGAAGATCAAATTGCAATTGCTCCTGGTTATTTGCAAAAAGAATGGACAGAAGGAAATCGTAGATATTTCAACTACAAAATGGACAGTAAAATTTTAAATTTCTACGCATTTAATTCTGCGAGATATGAAGTTAAAAAGGAAAACTGGAAAGGAATAAGTTTAGAAATTTATTATCATAAAGGTCACGAGTTTAATTTAGATAGAATGATGAAAGGAATGAAAGCTTCTTTAGATTACAACTCTAAAAACTTTAGTCCTTATCAACATAAACAAGCAAGAATTATAGAATTTCCAAGAACAGGAGGAAGCTTTGCACAATCTTTTCCTAATACAATTCCTTTTTCTGAAGGACTTGGTTTTATTGCAGATGTAGATGATACAAATGATGATGGTGTAGATTATCCGTTTGCAATTACAGTTCACGAAGTTGCACATCAATGGTGGGCACATCAAGTTATTGGAGCAGATGTTTTAGGAGCAACAATGTTGTCTGAAAGTTTGTCTGAATATGTTACTTTAAAAGTATTGGAAC harbors:
- a CDS encoding ABC transporter permease/M1 family aminopeptidase, with translation MFSTIFKQELKYWFNRPAFYIYVSIFLLLAFFLSASTAGFFDSITATTGSSRIVNSPIGVSGLFNALSIFIFFLFPSIVGVSIYRDYKSEMHTILYSYPFTKANYLFAKFFSSIVIVSLIVFSIALGMIIGFRFPGTNPDIVGPFNAVTYLQTYFVFILPNVLLFGAIVFAVVAFTRNIAAGFITVIILMFGQGVLESLLSEPEHRTLAAILDPFGSAASSYYTKYWTPSEQNELQIPIKEMIIYNRLLWLVIATLIFGLVYKFFTFSQNAISFSFRKPKGERITKTNFSGITRITLPKVDYNYSFFQNLKSTWTLSNIDFKYIVKSWAFISIVLVGLVLMIVGLSEIGNIFGTATLPVTWKMLNIGGVFTASINICTFLYAGMLVHRAKIAKVNHLVDATPIPNWTLLLSKFIALVKMQLVLLAVIMVAGMLFQMYNGYYNFEIGHYLTELYLLSFISFLIWALLSIFIQTLIGNPYLGLFILLVISIGMPFLSLAGIEQSIFKYNEGPGFSYSDINGYGSFLAPYLSYKIYWLLAGTILLIASFLFWVRGIPSSFVERITIAKSRFKGFAAISFIVFFIAFISLGYSIYQETGTKSKRTSSKEAELQRVNWEKTYKKFEGYAQPRIIAVKTDVNIFPKKRLFDASGSYIMVNKTAEEIDSLFLNHNSLESTFEFNRPNTLVLEDTINNFDIYKFDKKILPGDTLQLSFSVKSKQNTNYRKRSPVRENGTFINNFEMFPSLGYSSQGELTDNKTRKKYNLSPNDLRPHPSDSSALGDTYISKDSDWIDFEATVSTSEDQIAIAPGYLQKEWTEGNRRYFNYKMDSKILNFYAFNSARYEVKKENWKGISLEIYYHKGHEFNLDRMMKGMKASLDYNSKNFSPYQHKQARIIEFPRTGGSFAQSFPNTIPFSEGLGFIADVDDTNDDGVDYPFAITVHEVAHQWWAHQVIGADVLGATMLSESLSEYVTLKVLEHQLGKEKMRTFLKEALDGYLLQRTLERKRENALMYNDGQGYIRYQKGSLVFYALSDYIGEETLNNALKKYVEKVKFQEAPYTTSIEMVDYIREVTPDSLKYVIKDMFETITLYRNRIIDAKTTELENGKYQVDIEFEVSKYRNDEKGKRYYGEKVGDTLSYKTDKMKKPILSVPLADYIDIGIFTEEEIDGKKEEKELYFKKHKITAINNKITIIVDKKPTEVGVDPYNKLIDTQSEDNRRKL